In Watersipora subatra unplaced genomic scaffold, tzWatSuba1.1 SCAFFOLD_30, whole genome shotgun sequence, the genomic window aaatgtaaattttcaatttcaaccaaacatgctagaaatgctcaaattgcgcaaataagcctactgtaagaattttacaaacgtctgacaaaactgaaaaatgtaaatttccaatttcaaccaaacatgctagaaatgctccaattgagctaattagcttattgagagaatattgcaattgtctgacaaaagtgaaaaatgcaaatttccaatttcaactaaacatgctagaaatgctccaattgagctaattagcttattgtgagaatattacaaacgtctgacaaaactgaaaaatgtaaatttccaatttcaactaaacatgctagaaatgctccaattgagctaattagcttattgtgagaatattacaaacgtctgacaaaactgaaaaatgtaaatttccaatttcaaccaaacatgctagaattgctccaattgagctaattagcttattgtgagaatattgcaattgtctgacaaaagtgaaaaatgtaaatttccaatttcaaccaaacatgctagaaatgctccaattgagctaattagcttattgtgagaatattacaaacgtctgacaaaactgaaaaatgtaaatttccaatttcaaccaaacatgctagaaatgctccaattgagctaattagcttattgtgagaatattgcaattgtctgacaaaactgaaaaatgcaaatttccaatttcaaccaaacatgctagaaatgctcaaattgcgcaaataagcctactgtaagaattttacaaacgtctgacaaaactgaaaaatgtaaatttccaatatcaaccaaacatgctagaaatgctccaattgagttaattagcttattgggagaatattgcaattgtctgacaaaagtgaaaaatgcaaatttccaatttcaactaaacatgctagaaatgctccaattgagctaattagcttattgtgagaatattacaaacgtctgacaaaactgaaaaatgtaaatttccaatttcaaccaaacatgctagaaatgctccaattgagctaattagcttattgtgagaatattgcaattgtctgacaaaactgaaaaatgcaaatttccaatttcaactaaacatgctagaaatgctccaattgagctaattagcttattgtgagaatattacaaacgtctgacaaaactgaaaaatgtaaatttccaatttcaaccaaacatgctagaaatgctccaattgagctaattagcttattgtgagaatattgcaattgtctgacaaaactgaaaaatgtaaatttccaatttcaaccaaacatgctagaaatgctccaattgagctaattagcttattgtgagaatattacaaacgtctgacaaaactgaaaaatgtaaatttccaatttcaaccaaacatgctagaaatgctccaattgagctaattagcttattgtgagaatattacaaacgtctgacaaaactgaaaaatgtaaatttctaatttcaactgatgatgctagaaatgctccaattgagctaattagcttattgtgagaatattgcaattgtctgacaaaagtgaaaaatgtaaatttccaatttcaaccaaacattctagaaatgctccaattgagctaactagcttattgtgagaatattgcaattgtctgacaaaagtgaaaaatgtaaatttccaatttcaaccaaacatgctagaaatgctccaattgagctaattagcttattgtgagaatattacaaaggtctgacaaaagtgaaaaatgtaaatttccaatttcaaccaaacatgctagaaatgctccaattgagctaattagcttattgtgagaatattacaaatgtctgacaaaacttaaaaatgtaaatttgcaatttcaaccaaacatgctagaaatgctccaattgagctaattagcttattgtgagaatattacaaacgtctgacaaaactgaaaaatgtaaatttccaatttcaaccaaacatgctagaaatgctccaattgagctaattagcttattgtgagaatattacaaacgtctgacaaaactgaaaaatgtaattttccaatttcaaccaaacatgctagaaatgctccaattgagctaattagcttattgtgagaatattacaaatgtctgacaaaactgaaaaatgtaaatttccaatttcaaccaaacatgctagaaatgctccaattgagctaattagcttattgtgagaatattacaaacgtctgacaaaactgaaaaatgtaaatttccaatttcaaccaaacatgctagaaatgctccaattgagctaattagcttattgtgagaatattacaaacgtctgacaaaactgaaaaatgtaaatttccaatttcaaccaaacatgctagaaatgctccaattgagctaattagcttattgtgagaatattacaaacgtctgacaaaagtgaaaaatgtaaatttccaatttcaaccaaacatgctagaaatgctcaaattgcgcaaataagcctactgtaagaattttacaaacgtctgacaaaactgaaaaatgtaaatttataatttcaaccaaacatgctagaaatgctccaattgagctaattagcttattgtgagaatattacaaacgtctgacaaaactgaaaaatgtaaatttccaatttcaaccaaacatgctagaaatgctccaattaagctaattagcttattgtgagaatattacaaacgtctgacaaaactgaaaaatgtaattttccaatttcaaccaaacatgctagaaatgctcaaattgtgcaaataagcctactgtaagaattttacaaacgtctgacaaaactgaaaaatgtaaatttccaatatcaaccaaacatgctagaaatgctccaattgagctaattagcttattgggagaatattgcaattgtctgacaaaagtgaaaaatgcaaatttataatttcaactaaacatgctagaaatgctccaattgagctaattagcttattgtgagaatattacaaacgtctgacaaaagtgaaaaatgtaaatttccaatttcaaccaaacatgctagaaatgctcaaattgcgcaaataagcctactgtaagaattttacaaacgtctgacaaaactgaaaaatgtaaatttctaatttcaaccaaacatgctagaaatgctccaattgagctaattagcttattgtgagaatattacaaaggtctgacaaaagtgaaaaatgtaaatttccaatttcaaccaaacatgctagaaatgctccaattgagctaattagcttattgtgagaatattacaaacgtctgacaaaacttaaaaatgtaaatttccaatttcaaccaaacatgctagaaatgctccatttgagctaattagcttattgtgagaatattacaaacgtctgacaaaactgaaaaatgtaaatttcaaatttcaaccaaacatgctagaaatgctccaattgagctaattagcttattgtgagaatattacaaacgtctgacaaaactgaaaaatgtaattttccaatttcaaccaaacatgctagaaatgctccaattgagctaattagcttattgtgagaatattacaaatgtctgacaaaactgaaaaatgtaaatttccaatttcaaccaaacatgctagaaatgctccaattgagctaattagcttattgtgagaatattacaaacgtctgacaaaactgaaaaatgtaaatttccaatttcaaccaaacatgctagaaatgctccaattgagctaattagcttattgtgagaatattacaaacgtctgacaaaactgaaaaatgtaaatttccaatttcaaccaaacatgctagaaatgctccaattgagctaattagcttattgtgagaatattacaaacgtctgacaaaactgaaaaatgtaaatttccaatttcaaccaaacatgctagaaatgctcaaattgcgcaaataagcctactgtaagaattttacaaacgtctgacaaaactgaaaaatgtaaatttctaatttcaaccaaacatgctagaaatgctccaattgagctaattagcttattgtgagaatattacaaacgtctgacaaaactgaaaaatgtaaatttccaatttcaaccaaacatgctagaaatgctccaattgagctaattagcttattgtgagaatattacaaacgtctgacaaaactgaaaaatgtaaaattctaatttcgactaaacatgctagaaatgctccaattgagctaattagctcattgtgagaatattgcaattgtctgacaaaagtgaaaaatgtaaatttccaatttcaaccaaacatgctagaaatgctccaattgagctaattagcttattgtgagaatattgcaattgtctgacaaaagtgaaaaatgtaaatttccaatttcaaccaaacatgctagaaatgctccaattgagctaattagcttattgtgagaatattacaaaggtctgacaaaagtgaaaaatgtaaatttccaatttcaaccaaacatgctagaaatgctccaattgagctaattagcttattgtgagaatattacaaacgtctgacaaaactgaaaaatgtaaatttccaatttcaaccaaacatgctagaaatgctccaattgagcttgttacgttattgaatcattggctttgccgtttccggttagtgcatgcgcacgcagttctgtttttatcctcgaggatgcgttacacgtttttctaatgctcttgtattgtattccttattcacttatgtactattgttcgttattcataatatacgttctacagcattaactacacacatattcaaCAATGGCAACAAGGATGGGATTCGTAATTATCTCAATGTCCCCTATCGTTTTACTGTATTAGTTACCTGTATTTTTGTACTAGAACTGTTGCCTTTTTCTTGCGCAAGACACACGTTGTTGTGCATCTTTTTCTTAACAGAAATTCTCTCATAAGGCTCAACAAGCATTAATTTTGCAATGGCAGCTCAAAATTCCATTGGACGCATGGAACCATTTGATGAGTCAATTGAATCATTCACATGTTATTTAGAGCGTTTTGATTTCTACACGGAAGCTAATAGCATTGATGATAGCAAGAAAAAGGCAACTTTTCTGAGCCTCATAGGTCCCaagttatataaactattacGTGGTCTCGCAGCACCAGATAGACCAACAGCTAAGTCATTCAAAGAATTAACCACGCTGCTAAGTAATCATATCTCACCACCTCCACTCGAAATTGCGGAAACATATCGCTTTCATCAACGAAACCAGCTACCTGGTGAAAGCATCCATGAGTATGTTGCACAACTCAAGTTACTTGCTGAGCATTGCAATTTTGAAGGTGCGTACCGTGAACGGGTACTACGTGATAGACTGGTCTGTGGAATTTACTGCGAAAATGCTCGCCGCAAACTGTTAACTGTAGCAGACTTAAATCTTTCACGTGCCATAGAGATTGCTCGAGGTATGGAGCAGGCTGGGAAAGATGCCGAAGTCATGACACAACGACAGCCAACAGAATCTAAAGTCTGTCACATCTCTAACATGCATTCGCCTACTACCAGTGGCAAACCTTGGCCTTGTCGTTCCTGCGGGAGCACCCTTCATCCAAGAAAGCAATGCCCACACCTTCAAGCTGAATGTTTTAAATGTGGTCGGAAAGGCCATCTTCAATCTGTTTGTGAACAGAAAACTCCAAGTAAAAGACCTCAACTCCAGAAGCCTCATAGACGAGCACAAAACACACACAGTGTAATGTCAGATGCAATTACAGAGGAGCATGAAGATATAGCTCATATAAACACACTGTCTAAGGAGCACAGCCACCCACCAATCATGCTAGATACACTCATCAATGGTATCCCAGTGAAAATGGAACTTGATACAGGTGCAGGAGTGTCCACAATGCCATATCATATCTACAAAAAGATTAAAGGCTCATCGGAACTCCAACCTACATCTACTACTTTGAAACCATACGGCGCAACGCAGTCAATTAAGCCGAAAGGAGTCATCTACCCAACTGTGCATTTCAGCAAGCAAGAAAGTAAAGCAAGGATGTTTGTGCTAGATAAATCCGAGGGTGAGCAGGTCCCATTGTTTGGAAGGGAATGGTTAAACCACTTTAAATTAAACTGGTCAGAGATCAAGGCTAATCGGGTCGAGGCAACGGCACAACTGATGGACACTCTAGTTGCAAAGTACCCGTCCTTATTCAAGCAAACTTTAGGAGAAATGAAAAAGGTTGAAGCAACGCTCCGTACGCGCCCAAGTGCTATTCCTATTCGGCAAAAGCACCGAGTTGTACCATTCGCATTGCGGGCAAAAGTAGAACAAGAACTTGAATCTCTCCTAAATGAAAACGTTATCTCTCCAGTAGAACATAGTGAATGGGCAACACCTGTAGTTCCCGTCATAAAACCCAATGGTTCCATTAGGCTGTGTGGAGACTTTAAAGTTACCCTAAATCCTCAGCTAGTTGGTGACTCATATCCTATGCCATCTATAGATGACCTTCAAGAAAAAATGAGTGGCGGAAAGTTATTCTCCAAATTAGATTTGTCAAAGGCCTTTGCTCAGATCAAACTAGATGCAGCTTCAAAGCCTTTAGTTACTATCACTACACATAAAGGACTGTTCCAGTACAATCGACTCCCATACGGGGTGGCCTCAGCGCCTGCCATCCACCAGAGAGCAATGGATGACATACTGGGTAGCCTACCAAATGTCTTATGTTATCAAGACGACATATTTATTACTGGTCAGAACTATGAATCACATCTATCTACTTTGCATAGCGTTTTAGACCGTCTACAGAATTATGGGCTAAAGGTCAATAAAGAAAAGTGCTGCCTCCTACAATCATCAATTATTTATTTAGGACATCGCATAGATCAACACGGCCTGCACCCTATGGAAAGCAAGGTTAAGGCTATCAAAGAGGCTCCAACACCTACAAATATTGGTGAGCTTCGATCTTTCATAGGCTTAGTGAACTACTATCAAAAGTTTTTACCAAACTTAGCAACAGTCATGCACCCATTGCATCAACAGTTACGCAAAAATGCTCACTGGAACTGGTCTTCACAATGTCAAGAAGCCTTTGTTCAGTTAAAGCAGCTGTTGTCTACAGACTGCGTGTTGACACCATACGATGTTAACTCTCCTCTGATACTGGCCTGTGATGCCTCAGCATACGGGGTAGGGGCAGTCTTATCGCACAAACTTTCAAATGGTGAAGAAAAGCCCATAGCATTTGCTTCTCGAACATTAAGCCCAAGTGAGCGAAACTATGCCCAAATCGAACGAGAGGCACTATCAATTATCTTTGGGGTAACAAAATTCCACCTCTACTTGTATGGCCGCTCATTTACCTTGCTCACTGACCATAAGCCATTGGTTACAATTCTAGGCCCAAAAACCGGTGTTCCTCCTATTGCTGCGATGAGAATGCAAAGATGGGCCGCTATTCTAACAGCGTATACATACGACATAGAATACAAGTCATCACTCGCTCATGCGAATGCTGATGCTATGTCACGGCTTCCGCAGCCATGCAGAAGACTTCATTGTGAACAAACAAGACTATTTCACATTGAACAATATGCCCAACTACCCGTGACATTTGAGACAGTATCCATAAAAACTCAGGAGGACAAAACATTGAGCAATGTCTACAACTCAACCATACATGGTTGGCCTCCATACAGTGCCGCAAACATAGATCCATACTTTAGATGTCGACAAGAGCTCTCGACGCTAAATGGTTGCTTGATGAGAGGCATACGCCTTGTTATACCCTCTAGTTTGCGAGCCACAATACTCACCGAACTCCACCAAAGTCACTTGGGGATGgtcaaaatgaaaacaacagcACGCAATTATGTATGGTGGCCACAAATTGATGAGGACATTGAAGCCATTGCAAGGTCTTGTCCGCAGTGCAATGCGGTTAAACACAATCCTCCATCAGATCCCCACCATTGGGCCCCTGCTGATAGTCCATGGCAGCGAATACATTTGGATTATGCCGGTCCTCTAGATAATACAATGTTCCTAATTATAGTAGATGCATATTCCAAATGGCCGGAAGTTTTTCCCATTCGGACGTCTACTTCAGCAATCACCATAGCAACACTACGAAGAGTCTTTGCTACACATGGGTTGCCCTATACAGTGGTCACTGACAATGGACCTCAGTTCACATCAGGGGAGTTCATGCACTTCATGAAGAGCAATGGTATACGACATTTAACAACGGCACCATACCACCCACAAAGTAATGGTCAAGCCGAACGATTTGTACAGACATTCAAACAAGCTTACAAGGCTTCGACAGAAGCAGTAAACACGAAAGTTGATAAGTTTCTCCTCAAATATCGTACATCGATTAGCATGGTAACAGGCAAGACGCCAGCAGAATTACTGATGGGCAGATGTCTGCGAACAAGACTAGATCTTCTGAAGCCATCAATTCAGGCTGCACCACTCACAAACTTCTCGCAGAAGCGTCACTTTCAGGAGGGTGATTTAGTGTGGTACAAGACGTTTCAGAGACCAGCCGTTCAGTGGCTGCAAGGGTCAGTCATGCATcttctgggaaattccatgtaTGAGATTTTAGATGCTTCCACCTCAGGTATTGTAAGGCGTCACGTTGATCAGCTACGCAAAAGAGAAACCTCTCCGTACTTGGCTGACACCTCCAATGAAATGAACAGTGAACGCGAGGTGACAAAACCCAATCACTTGCCGATGGGTCAGGAGACAGGTGTCAATATTGAAGCGGAGACGTGTCCACACGAGCAGCCCTCTTCAGGCACCGTTGACTCGATTCCATGCACCCCCATGGCACAAGAAATACTACAATCACCACAATCAACACCTACGCAAATCAGACGATCAGCGCGTGCGAAAACTGTTCCATCATATTTGTCAGATTATGAACTGTCCTAAAAAGGGGATTACAATTAGTGATGACATGTTTCTTCCCTAGGGGAAGGAGAGATGTTACGTTATTGAATCATTGGCTTTGCCGTTTCCGGTTAGTGCATGCGCACgcagttctgtttttatcctcgaggatgcgttacacgtttttctaatgctcttgtattgtattccttattcacttatgtactattgttcgttattcataatatacgttctacagcattaactacacacatattcaacagagctaattagcttattgtgaggatattacaaacgtctgacaaaactgaaaaatgtaattttccaaattcaaccaaacatgctagaaatgctccaattgagctaattagcttattgtgagaatattacaaacgtctgacaaaactgaaaaatgtaaatttccaatttcaactaaacatgctagaaatgctccaattgagctaattagcttattgtgagaatattacaaacgtctgacaaaactgaaaaatgtaaattttcaatttcaaccaaacatgctagaaatgctccaattgagctagttagcttattgtgagaatattacaaacgtctgacaacactgaaaaatgtaaattttcaatttcaaccaaacatgctagaaatgctcaaattgcgcaaataagcctactgtaagaattttacaaacgtctgacaaaactgaaaaatgtaaatttccaatttcaaccaaacatgctagaaatgctccaattgagctaattagcttattgggagaatattgcaattgtctgacaaaagtgaaaaatgcaaatttccaatttcaactaaacatgctagaaatgctccaattgagctaattagcttattgtgagaatattacaaacgtctgacaaaactgaaaaatgtaaatttccaatttcaaccaaacatgctagaaatgctccaattgagctaattagcttattgtgagaatattgcaaacgtctgacaaaactgaaaaatgtaaatttccaatttcaaccaaacatgctagaaatgctccaattgagctaattagcttattgtgagaatattgcaattgtctgacaaaagtgaaaaatgtaaatttccaatttcaaccaaacatgctagaaatgctccaattgagctaattagcttattgtgagaatattacaaacgtctgacaaaactgaaaaatgtaaatttccaatttcaaccaaacatgctagaaatgctccaattgagctaattagcttattgtgagaatattgcaattgtctgacaaaactgaaaaatgcaaatttccaatttcaaccaaacatgctagaaatgctccaattgcgcaaataagcctactgtaagaattttacaaacgtctgacaaaactgaaaaatgtaaatttccaatatcaaccaaacatgctagaaatgctccaattgagctaattagcttattgggagaatattgcaattgtctgacaaaagtgaaaaatgcaaatttccaatttcaaccaaacatgctagaaatgctccaattgagctaattagcttattgtgagaatattacaaacgtctgacaaaactgaaaaatgtaattttccaatttcaaccaaacatgctagaaatgctccaattgagctaattagcttattgtgagaatattacaaacgtctgacaaaactgaaaaatgtaaatttccaatttcaaccaaacatgctagaaatgctccaattgagctaattagcttattgtgagaatattacaaacgtctgacaaaactgaaaaatgtaaatttccaatttcaaccaaacatgctagaaatgctccaattgagctaattagcttattgtg contains:
- the LOC137410370 gene encoding uncharacterized protein, whose translation is MAAQNSIGRMEPFDESIESFTCYLERFDFYTEANSIDDSKKKATFLSLIGPKLYKLLRGLAAPDRPTAKSFKELTTLLSNHISPPPLEIAETYRFHQRNQLPGESIHEYVAQLKLLAEHCNFEGAYRERVLRDRLVCGIYCENARRKLLTVADLNLSRAIEIARGMEQAGKDAEVMTQRQPTESKVCHISNMHSPTTSGKPWPCRSCGSTLHPRKQCPHLQAECFKCGRKGHLQSVCEQKTPSKRPQLQKPHRRAQNTHSVMSDAITEEHEDIAHINTLSKEHSHPPIMLDTLINGIPVKMELDTGAGVSTMPYHIYKKIKGSSELQPTSTTLKPYGATQSIKPKGVIYPTVHFSKQESKARMFVLDKSEGEQVPLFGREWLNHFKLNWSEIKANRVEATAQLMDTLVAKYPSLFKQTLGEMKKVEATLRTRPSAIPIRQKHRVVPFALRAKVEQELESLLNENVISPVEHSEWATPVVPVIKPNGSIRLCGDFKVTLNPQLVDQTRCSFKAFSYYHYT